Part of the Pristiophorus japonicus isolate sPriJap1 chromosome 11, sPriJap1.hap1, whole genome shotgun sequence genome is shown below.
aaatgaaatcttggcctttattgcaaagaggatggagtagaaaagcaggtaagtcttgctacagttatacagggcactggtgaggccacacttggaatactgcgtacagttttggtttctatattaacaaaaggatatacttgcttttgaggcagttcagaaaaggttcacgaggttgattccagagatgagggggttgacttatgaggaaaggttgagtatgttgggcctctactcattggaattcagaagaataatagCTGATCTtaccgaaacctataagattatgagggggcttaacaaggtggatgcagagacgatgttttcactgataggagagaccagaactagggggcgtaatcttagaataagaggccgcccatttaaaactgagatgaggagaaatttattttctcagaggattgtaaatctgtggaattcgctgcctcagagagctgtggaagctggaatacatttaagacagaaatagacagttccttaaccgataagggaatacgaggttatggggagcgggcagggaagtggacctgagtccatgatcggatcagccatgatcgtattaaatggcagaacagtctCGAGGAGCCataaggccgactcctgctcctatttcttatgttcttctgctctTATCTGcaatcctcactctcacactgtctcagcGCCCTCACTGCTGGGCTTTTCTGGCCAATGTGGTGGCTTTATCCTGTAGAATACCCTGTGACAGGTCATACTCTATAACGTGACTGATGTTACTGTAGATGCCTGATGCGTTCAAACCTCACCCTTTGCCCTCACCTCTACTCCAGGACTAAAATTAATGAAGTCGCCCCTAAAAGTGTTTGATCCCCCACCTCCTGTCGCAATGTTTGTTAAATCAGAGCGTGACATTCAGGAGCGGGCAGCACTCTGACAAAAATAGTTTGCCCTTGTTTTTTCCAGATtcttgttttaataactttatggaACTGATAACCACAGGCACGATCCTGTATAAAAGGGCATCTGTTACCAGACCCGGACAAATCTCCTATCGAGAGGATGAAGACTCTCATTGTTCTCAGTGTCCTGCTCTCGGTCGCCAGTGCCACAGTCCTTTCGCGATGTCAGGTTGTTAAAGCCATAGCGAATTCTGAACTGGCCCACGACCCCAGATACACCGTGGCAGATTGTGAGTGACACTTTCGCTGTTCTATTTAATCTGTGCCGAATATACTTGCAGAATGTGGCTGTGGTTTCCTCGTGTAGTTCTGTGTCAGTGGGTAAGTACACGTTACATTGGTGGGTCCGGGGAATGTCTGAGCCGGGTCCGGGCTAAGTAAATTGATCTTTTGTTTAATCTACGCCAGGATGGGAATAGACTGGATCTTGGGCGGTTCCTCTTTCGCAGAAAGTGGTGAGTCTGTGGAGTGTGTTGCCGACTGGTGCGCTGGGTGCCGACTCTCTGCCATCAAGAGGGTGTTGGAGCGGTTCCTGACTGGGTCAGGGATCGCTTCATATCGAAAGTCAGTGTCTTTGAAGAGAGCACACGGTCCGGTCCGTGTGATTACCTGGACTGAGTTCGATCTCCTGAGGGGTCAGAGAGGGATTTCCAAAGTAGTGGTTTGGGTGTGAGGGTGGTGTGGGCGTGAGGTGGGTTTGGACCACCACTGGATTTGGCAGGAACATCAGCCGGGTCCTCACTGCCCTCTGACCCCTGCTGTCTCATGTTTTTGGGGACTTGTCATGGATTTTTCGATTCATGTATCTGAGCTCAATCTCCTGAGTCCCAATCCTTATTATTTTGAGAGTGTCTTCAATAGCTTTGCAAGGTAAACAATTAATAATGTGCCTAGGACAACTGATATAAAACTCTGATCAATTGATGTTTACACTATTGGAATTATTTCTAGCTGTtagtaaatctccctctagcctTCAATAAGGGAGAGAACGTCACACCAGACTGAGACTGTGTAGATGGTCTTAAACTCGCATACATGGTGCCTGATTTAGAGAGAGTTACTGGATCAAAACAGGACAGAACTGTTTCATCTTTGTCACAGATAGATGTGTGCAGATGTTTAGCAAGGGTGGAATATaagcagaaaatggtggaaattctcggcaggtcaggcagcatctgccgagtatttccagcattctctgttgatTTTTCGGATTTCCGGCATGCGCCGTATTCTGCCTTTAACACGGAGAACAGGAGAGACAATCAGCAAAATAAAGTCTCACTTTGTACTCTGCTCCAATTCCTATAATTACTGCCTTCATGAACGGACTGCAGATAAGTGTCAGTATCCCATTCTGTGCTGTTGGTTCCCTCCTTCATTCTTTCTCTCACTTTGGTCCACATTTTATGTATAAGTGATGGCAGTGGAGAATGAGATGCGTCGAGGGAATTCACCCCAAGATTGCTGCAAAGACAAACCTGACTGTTCTCCTGATGGTTttgagtctcactggggttcaACTCATGGCCACCTGTAACTGTTACCTTGATTGAGCCCAGAGTCTTAGAGTTGGAAGGCTATTCTCCCTTAGAAAGCATCACAGCCAAACCAATCCCACCCGTGTTAAAGACAAAATACTGTGcatgctggaaatccaaaatataaacagaaaatgctggacatactcagcagATACTGCCTCCAGTCTGCGAGACGCAGTGTGAATCACATTTGTGTTTGTCACATATTCCAAACTACAGTGTCTTCTTTTCATTTTAATTCTAGGGGTTTGCATGGCCAAGCACGAGAGTAATTATGACACACTTGCATTCCGTGAAGAGAGAGGCCCTGATGGACATATTTGGTCAGCAGACTATGGGATCTTTCAGATCAACAGTAGATGGTGGTGTGATTCTTGGGCGAGTACATATAGTGCAAACGCCTGTAACGTGAAATGTGTTGGTAGGTGAACCTTCACAATATTAATCACAAGTTTAATTTTTGTTGCTCTCTCATATGAGgagtcatcatcagcataggcagtccctcgaaacgacgatagcaacatagaaaataggtgcaggagtaggccattcagccctttgagcctgcaccatcattcaatatgatcatggctgatcatacaacttcagtaccccattccagctttctctctataccctttgctccctttaccgtaagggccacatctaactctcttttgaatatatcaatgaactggcctcaacaactttctgtgatagagaataccactgcatctaacctgtccaatcccgtcagaactttatatgtttctatgagatctcctctcattcttctaaattccagtgaatatacgcctagtcgacccaatctttcttcatatgtcagtcctgccatcctgggaatcagtctggtgaaacttcgctgcactccctcaatagcaagaatgtccttcctcagattaggagaccaaaactgtacacaatattcaaggtgtggcctcaccaaggccctgtacaactccccgctcctgtactcaaatcctctcgctatgaaggccaacatgccatttgacttcttcaccgtctgctgtacctgcatgccaactttcaatgactaatgtaccatgacaccctgttctcattgcacctccccttttcctaatctgacaccattcagatattctgcctccctatttttgccaccaaagtggataacctcacatttatctacgttctactgcatttgcccactcaactaacctgtccaatcttcctgcagcctcttagcatcctcctcacagctcgcacttgcttccacgctgaaaagtgaTGAgtatacaggtgtttcaatgatggacctaatattccagatcccaaactacatcttgaagggtggaagatgccaatgtgtggattttttttaacgcagtggacgttgcaccccagccaccacacgggcttgacagagcttggtcttggttcactggcaaggattaactaagacgaccggagaccagcactgctgcacggacctagagcacgCACataattgcagtgtgggctggcccgtgcttcccctgggccccaaactcttgcctctcctgggccctgatctcatcCCTCTACGaagtcttgccactccttcgccccgaccttgtcactcctgctgtacctgcctgcactgcagtcagccgtcgcactTGACGTATAGTGTACAGTTCTGgccgccatgttataaaaaggatagcggggcactggagagggtgcaaaaaaattcacaagggtgataccagaacagGGTGAACAGACTGGGACTCttatctcttgaaaagagaaggctgagagaggACCTAATAAAGGTCTCTAAAATTattaaagactttgaacaaatagccacagagagtgtgtttccacttTAGGGAGGAGTTTAACTAgacgccatcaatataagatagtcaccaagaaatccaatagagaaacttctttacccagagaaaggtgagaatgtggaactccctaccacagggagtggttgaggcaaatagtataaatgcatttaagaggaagctagataagcatatgagggagacgggaatagaggctatgctgatagttagataaggaaagacaggaggagatgcgagtggagcataaacagtggcatggactggttgggccgaatggtctgttggtGTGCTGGATAttctatgtaactatgtaatatccCCTGTCCACTGGTGTTCACATTCCTGGAGGATACGACAGGCTGTGACTGGTCTCACTCTTCTGTTTGTGTCAAATATCAATTTGGCTCAATTGACAACGCCTTTTGTTTCTGCATCAGAAGGTGAAAGGGGCTCg
Proteins encoded:
- the LOC139275973 gene encoding lysozyme C, milk isozyme-like, whose translation is MKTLIVLSVLLSVASATVLSRCQVVKAIANSELAHDPRYTVADWVCMAKHESNYDTLAFREERGPDGHIWSADYGIFQINSRWWCDSWASTYSANACNVKCVDFLTNGDNLTRDIECAAIIVKQKGMDAWTSWVENCKGKWIGYYTYLCF